A window from Cryobacterium sp. SO1 encodes these proteins:
- a CDS encoding sulfate/molybdate ABC transporter ATP-binding protein gives MSFSVDLHVTDRDVRLHLTVAAGETVAVLGPNGAGKSTLLNSIAGLIRPDSGRSELGGTVLFDLPAAGSGRGVWRPAHRRGVSLLAQEPLLFPHLTVLDNVAFAPRSAGASARHARERAMHWLRQVDAEPLAARRPAELSGGQAQRIAVARALASDPGLLLLDEPLAALDISVAPAVRRMLRRVLVDRSAIIVTHDVLDAYTLADRVVIVENGRISDEGTPAEVFDRPRGAFAAGLAGLNLLTGIRRGTTLITADAAATIANLPEPGVTEGSPLSLAVRPAAVAVSIPPPADPRLISVKAELIDLEPRGDFVRARSAVLAADVSPKEAAQLDTAVGLPVWFSFPVSAATLYPTVPSENSAP, from the coding sequence GTGAGTTTCTCCGTCGACCTGCACGTCACCGACCGCGACGTTCGCCTGCACCTCACCGTGGCGGCCGGCGAGACCGTCGCCGTTCTCGGACCCAACGGCGCCGGCAAATCCACCCTGCTCAACAGCATCGCCGGGTTGATAAGACCCGACAGCGGGCGGAGCGAGCTGGGCGGCACCGTCCTGTTCGACCTGCCGGCCGCCGGGTCCGGCCGCGGCGTCTGGCGGCCGGCGCACCGGCGGGGGGTCTCGCTTCTCGCACAGGAGCCGCTGCTGTTTCCGCACCTGACCGTGCTCGACAACGTCGCGTTCGCGCCGCGGAGCGCGGGAGCGTCAGCGCGTCACGCCAGGGAGAGGGCGATGCACTGGCTCCGCCAGGTGGATGCGGAGCCGCTCGCGGCCCGGCGCCCGGCCGAGCTGTCCGGCGGGCAGGCGCAGCGGATCGCGGTGGCGCGCGCCCTCGCCTCCGACCCCGGCCTGTTGCTGCTCGACGAACCGCTGGCCGCCCTCGACATCTCGGTGGCGCCGGCGGTGCGGCGGATGCTGCGCCGCGTGCTTGTCGATCGCAGTGCCATCATCGTGACGCACGATGTGCTCGACGCGTACACCCTCGCCGACCGGGTGGTCATCGTCGAAAATGGTCGGATCAGCGACGAGGGCACCCCGGCCGAGGTCTTCGACCGCCCGCGCGGCGCCTTCGCCGCCGGGCTGGCCGGGCTCAACCTGCTCACCGGCATCCGCCGGGGCACCACCCTGATCACGGCGGATGCCGCGGCCACCATCGCGAACCTCCCCGAGCCGGGCGTGACCGAGGGGTCGCCGCTGTCGTTGGCGGTGCGTCCGGCCGCCGTGGCGGTGTCGATCCCGCCGCCGGCCGATCCCCGGCTCATCAGCGTGAAGGCCGAACTGATCGACCTCGAGCCGCGCGGCGATTTTGTTCGGGCGCGGAGCGCCGTGCTGGCCGCTGATGTGAGCCCGAAGGAGGCGGCGCAACTCGACACCGCCGTGGGCTTGCCGGTGTGGTTCTCCTTTCCGGTGAGCGCCGCCACGCTGTATCCCACCGTGCCGTCCGAGAATTCGGCGCCTTAA
- a CDS encoding ABC transporter permease: protein MSPAAKQYSGVPAWVAALAVVGAAFVLLPLAAMVLRVNWAEFIPLISSESSVAALLLSLRTSLAATVLCVIFGVPMALVLARTDFWGQKLLRSVVLLPLVLPPVVGGIALLYTFGRRGLLGQTFEVLGLDIAFTTTAVVLAQTFVALPFLVLSLEGALRTVGTRYEAIGATLGAGPSTVLRRITLPLVVPAVVSGAVLSFARALGEFGATLTFAGSLQGSTRTLPLEIYLQRETDPDTAVALSLVLVVVAIVIVSLAHRTGVPSRRRERALS, encoded by the coding sequence ATGAGCCCGGCAGCCAAGCAGTATTCCGGCGTCCCCGCGTGGGTCGCCGCCCTCGCCGTGGTCGGCGCGGCCTTCGTGCTTCTGCCCCTCGCGGCGATGGTGCTGCGAGTGAACTGGGCCGAGTTCATCCCCCTGATCAGCTCGGAGTCCTCGGTCGCCGCGCTGCTGCTCAGCCTGCGTACCTCGCTCGCGGCCACCGTCCTGTGCGTGATCTTCGGCGTGCCCATGGCCCTGGTGCTGGCCCGCACCGATTTCTGGGGCCAGAAGCTGCTCCGGTCGGTGGTGCTGCTCCCGTTGGTGCTGCCGCCGGTCGTCGGCGGCATCGCCCTGCTGTACACCTTCGGCCGTCGGGGCCTGCTCGGCCAGACGTTCGAGGTGCTGGGCCTCGACATCGCGTTCACGACGACGGCGGTGGTGCTCGCGCAAACCTTCGTCGCGCTGCCGTTCCTGGTGCTCAGCCTGGAGGGGGCGCTGCGCACGGTGGGCACTCGCTACGAGGCGATCGGCGCCACCCTCGGCGCCGGCCCGTCGACGGTGCTGCGCCGCATCACCCTGCCCTTGGTGGTGCCGGCCGTGGTGTCCGGGGCGGTGCTCTCCTTCGCCCGCGCCCTCGGCGAGTTCGGCGCCACCCTCACCTTTGCCGGCAGCCTGCAGGGCAGCACCCGCACCCTGCCGCTGGAGATCTACCTTCAGCGGGAAACCGACCCGGACACCGCGGTGGCACTGTCGCTGGTACTCGTGGTGGTGGCGATCGTGATTGTGAGCCTTGCCCACCGCACGGGCGTGCCCTCCCGGCGCCGGGAACGGGCGCTGTCGTGA